A part of Candidatus Methylacidiphilales bacterium genomic DNA contains:
- a CDS encoding TonB-dependent receptor → MADYNYINSHSVYPDHDQEFTASAGLSWQLNETSPYVEVIVGSGLRADATADDGSNIPNGASLPVYDNVNIGFEQTFKFADLDHFKARFDIINLFDQIWQLRDGSGIGVGAPQYGARRGFYGGLTWEF, encoded by the coding sequence ATGGCAGATTATAACTATATCAACTCGCACAGCGTCTATCCCGACCACGATCAGGAGTTCACCGCATCGGCGGGGCTCTCCTGGCAGTTGAATGAAACCAGTCCTTATGTGGAGGTGATTGTTGGCAGCGGATTGCGTGCCGATGCGACTGCGGACGACGGTTCGAACATTCCGAACGGGGCCAGCCTGCCCGTTTATGACAATGTGAACATCGGGTTTGAGCAAACATTCAAATTTGCCGACTTGGACCATTTCAAAGCCCGTTTTGATATCATCAATCTCTTTGATCAGATTTGGCAATTACGGGACGGCTCCGGCATCGGTGTGGGCGCACCTCAATATGGTGCGCGGCGCGGATTTTATGGCGGGTTAACATGGGAGTTTTAA
- a CDS encoding biopolymer transporter ExbD: protein MAQLASPRSKRRPRIEIIPFIDVMFFLLATFMMVSLSMIHNQGIELKLPASNSARPIADRPQQVTLSITKDGHIYADQQVLSMEQLGARLADLKRVAPETVIIVQGDYGCVFGKVVEVFDQARNHGLTKLIIRTQKQLNHG from the coding sequence ATGGCACAACTTGCATCACCCCGTTCCAAGCGCCGTCCGCGGATCGAAATCATTCCGTTCATCGATGTCATGTTTTTCCTGCTGGCGACATTCATGATGGTGTCACTGTCGATGATTCATAACCAGGGCATCGAATTAAAATTGCCGGCTTCCAATTCGGCCAGGCCGATTGCGGACAGACCGCAGCAAGTGACACTCTCGATCACCAAAGACGGCCACATCTATGCCGATCAACAAGTGCTTTCGATGGAGCAGCTCGGAGCCCGTCTGGCCGATTTGAAACGAGTTGCGCCGGAGACTGTCATTATTGTGCAGGGCGATTACGGCTGCGTTTTTGGAAAAGTGGTCGAAGTCTTCGACCAAGCCCGCAACCATGGGTTGACGAAGCTGATTATCCGCACGCAAAAGCAATTGAACCACGGATAG
- a CDS encoding DUF1980 domain-containing protein, whose protein sequence is MKIKTRELLSALVLIEWGGVMIYLKASGRLSSFLHPNFHMLVLVTGVLLLLAAGCMLLLPGECDSVVHGGHEEHSHDDCGHEGVMNIRAWFVFLILLLPFGLAAWIAPNGYGAVKVRNSEQIQNVASIPSRSVARQVPDDGFSEPLPKKGVPPASEEQIPADSTTSMSNTGLTTVDILAIHQNEVAIQQNVANNQTDMQPGEDQTLQPDKNGNIPATVLDLFCAAYDSTGQKDYIGKSIVLIGQYMPLLPGEAGDSRFNLTRLLMVCCAADARPVNVQVDVKRLPDFTKPKEMEWLEVVGKVAFEKHGDNMIAVVTADKAARTKAPEETFLY, encoded by the coding sequence ATGAAAATCAAAACCCGCGAACTCTTGTCGGCGCTGGTCCTCATCGAATGGGGCGGGGTGATGATTTATCTGAAAGCCAGCGGACGGCTGTCATCGTTTTTGCATCCCAATTTCCACATGCTGGTTCTGGTGACCGGGGTGCTGTTGTTGCTGGCCGCGGGTTGCATGCTGCTGTTGCCGGGCGAATGCGACTCGGTTGTGCATGGCGGGCATGAAGAGCATTCCCATGACGACTGCGGACACGAGGGCGTGATGAATATCCGGGCCTGGTTTGTTTTTCTGATTTTGCTGCTGCCCTTTGGCCTTGCAGCCTGGATTGCGCCCAATGGCTATGGCGCGGTCAAAGTGCGCAATTCCGAGCAGATTCAAAACGTTGCTTCCATCCCTTCCAGAAGCGTGGCCCGCCAAGTACCCGATGATGGTTTTAGCGAGCCTTTGCCGAAGAAAGGCGTGCCTCCGGCTTCAGAAGAGCAAATACCCGCCGACAGTACTACCTCCATGTCGAACACAGGCCTGACAACAGTTGATATTCTGGCCATTCACCAGAATGAAGTGGCGATCCAGCAGAATGTGGCGAACAATCAAACAGACATGCAACCGGGTGAAGATCAGACCCTGCAGCCTGATAAAAACGGGAATATACCCGCCACGGTGCTGGATTTGTTCTGTGCCGCGTATGATTCGACCGGCCAGAAGGACTATATTGGCAAATCGATTGTTTTGATTGGGCAATATATGCCCTTGCTGCCGGGAGAAGCGGGCGATTCACGTTTCAATTTAACGCGTCTGCTCATGGTCTGTTGTGCGGCTGACGCGCGGCCTGTCAATGTGCAGGTGGATGTAAAAAGACTGCCAGACTTTACAAAGCCGAAGGAAATGGAATGGCTGGAGGTTGTTGGGAAGGTGGCGTTTGAAAAACACGGCGACAACATGATTGCCGTGGTTACAGCAGACAAGGCGGCGCGAACGAAGGCGCCTGAGGAAACGTTTTTATATTGA
- a CDS encoding CCA tRNA nucleotidyltransferase, with protein MTPELTPLEYPRTPLAVAAGELVDKLTRAGHEAYFAGGCVRDALLGRPEKDIDIATAATPEQVQKILPRVSDLQGKSFGVLRVLDHDRVFEVATFRKDGSYKDGRRPDSVTFTNASEDAQRRDFTINGLFYDPLKSHVIDYVGGRKDLAARLVRCIGRAEDRFSEDHLRLFRAIRFASELDFEIEKETWKALCALAEQARSLAPERVRDEIIKSLAGSHPLKAFDLLDRSGLFRVWIPEIDKMKGVEQPPQFHPEGDVFTHVRLMIGQLKNPDPILALSVLLHDIAKPDTFTVDKTGRIRFNGHESVGAVKAENILQRLRFSNDTIEAVKACVANHMAFKDAPQMRLSTLKRFLARPWFDIELELHRIDCLSSHALLDIYKFLCEQREKFSKEEIKPKPLVNGNDLLKLGVRPGKELGRLLTQLMDEQLEGKFSTREDGLARAATLTKK; from the coding sequence ATGACTCCTGAACTCACGCCCCTCGAGTATCCCCGCACCCCGCTGGCAGTCGCGGCCGGAGAGCTCGTGGACAAACTCACCCGCGCCGGGCACGAGGCCTATTTTGCCGGCGGCTGCGTGCGGGACGCGTTGTTAGGCCGACCGGAAAAGGACATCGATATCGCCACCGCCGCCACCCCGGAACAGGTGCAAAAAATCCTCCCGCGCGTTTCGGATCTGCAGGGAAAATCCTTCGGCGTGCTCCGCGTGCTGGATCATGACCGCGTCTTTGAAGTCGCCACGTTCCGCAAGGACGGGTCCTACAAAGACGGGAGGCGTCCCGATTCCGTCACCTTTACCAACGCCTCCGAAGACGCCCAGCGCCGGGATTTCACCATTAACGGGCTTTTCTACGATCCGCTTAAAAGCCATGTCATCGATTATGTCGGCGGGAGAAAGGACCTCGCTGCGCGCCTGGTCCGCTGCATCGGGCGGGCGGAGGACCGTTTTTCCGAGGATCATCTCCGGCTTTTCCGGGCCATTCGTTTTGCCTCGGAACTGGATTTTGAAATCGAAAAAGAAACCTGGAAAGCCCTTTGCGCCCTGGCGGAGCAGGCCCGCAGCCTTGCGCCCGAACGCGTCCGGGATGAAATCATCAAGTCCCTTGCCGGCTCCCACCCGCTCAAAGCCTTCGACCTGCTCGACCGCAGCGGATTGTTCCGTGTCTGGATTCCGGAGATTGACAAAATGAAGGGCGTGGAACAACCACCCCAATTCCATCCCGAAGGCGATGTCTTCACCCATGTCCGGCTGATGATCGGCCAACTGAAAAATCCGGACCCCATCCTGGCGCTTTCGGTTTTGCTGCACGACATCGCCAAGCCTGACACCTTCACCGTGGACAAGACCGGGCGAATCCGTTTCAACGGGCACGAATCGGTGGGAGCGGTTAAGGCCGAAAATATCCTGCAACGCCTGCGTTTTTCCAATGACACCATCGAGGCTGTCAAAGCCTGCGTTGCCAACCACATGGCGTTCAAAGACGCGCCGCAGATGCGGCTCAGTACCTTGAAACGTTTTCTCGCCCGGCCCTGGTTCGACATCGAGCTCGAACTGCACCGCATCGACTGCCTGTCGAGCCATGCCCTGCTGGACATTTACAAATTCCTGTGCGAGCAGCGTGAAAAGTTTTCAAAGGAAGAAATCAAACCCAAACCGCTGGTCAACGGCAACGACCTTCTGAAGCTGGGCGTCCGTCCGGGCAAGGAACTCGGTCGCCTGCTCACGCAACTGATGGATGAGCAGTTGGAAGGCAAATTTTCAACGCGCGAAGACGGCCTCGCCCGCGCCGCTACCCTGACCAAGAAATAA
- a CDS encoding energy transducer TonB has product MNKFWDLDKAGWLGQGASLVLHLAVLFAGGFLIHSAKLDLGLGAGVSVPQDMVIQAQVELEEPQVDQPAVQKMEIQKQTSTEPVGVRVNAKPNTLHNQPPLYPDEARGNHQEGVVQLLVKISGDGNVESLEIEKSSGYPLLDQSACKAVKNWKFIPATLGGAKIESEAVIPVRFQLSGE; this is encoded by the coding sequence ATGAATAAATTTTGGGATTTGGATAAGGCCGGTTGGCTGGGGCAGGGCGCGTCGCTGGTTCTGCATCTGGCGGTTTTGTTTGCGGGCGGTTTTTTGATCCACAGTGCCAAGCTCGACCTGGGCCTTGGTGCGGGCGTTTCGGTTCCGCAGGATATGGTGATTCAGGCCCAGGTGGAGCTGGAAGAACCCCAAGTCGATCAACCGGCCGTTCAAAAAATGGAAATCCAGAAGCAAACCAGCACGGAACCTGTTGGCGTACGCGTGAATGCGAAACCCAATACGCTTCACAACCAGCCGCCTTTGTACCCGGACGAAGCCCGAGGAAATCATCAGGAAGGCGTCGTGCAACTTCTTGTGAAAATCAGTGGAGATGGGAATGTTGAAAGTTTGGAAATTGAAAAGAGCAGCGGCTATCCTTTGTTGGATCAATCGGCCTGCAAGGCGGTGAAAAATTGGAAATTCATACCTGCGACACTTGGCGGGGCGAAGATCGAAAGCGAAGCCGTTATCCCCGTGCGGTTTCAATTGAGCGGTGAATGA
- a CDS encoding MotA/TolQ/ExbB proton channel family protein codes for MMQLFIKGGPIMWPILILSIVTIGVVFERIFFLLIEARRRDPAAVQRIFGLVEHGKLAEAAESGERARDVIASILTEGLKHRETSLSEAMLEAASAELDHYNRGLVVLDTAVTLGPLLGLLGTVLGMIHAFGVVGTGEVATKQEVITGGISQCLIAVSFGLAVAIVAIIPLNYLNARMERARRQLESAMTRLELLVAKRRSISTGA; via the coding sequence ATGATGCAACTGTTCATAAAAGGTGGTCCGATCATGTGGCCGATTCTGATTCTCTCGATCGTGACAATCGGTGTTGTGTTTGAACGAATATTTTTTTTACTCATCGAGGCCCGAAGGCGGGACCCGGCGGCTGTTCAGCGGATCTTCGGTTTGGTTGAACACGGCAAGCTGGCTGAGGCCGCCGAATCCGGCGAAAGGGCCAGGGATGTAATCGCCAGTATTTTGACGGAGGGGCTCAAACACCGTGAAACCTCGCTTTCCGAGGCGATGTTGGAAGCAGCCAGTGCCGAGCTGGACCATTACAACCGCGGTTTGGTCGTGTTGGATACAGCCGTTACACTCGGGCCTTTGCTTGGATTGTTAGGCACGGTTCTGGGAATGATCCATGCCTTCGGAGTGGTCGGCACCGGTGAGGTAGCTACAAAACAGGAAGTGATTACGGGCGGTATTTCGCAATGTCTGATTGCGGTTTCGTTCGGACTGGCGGTGGCCATTGTAGCCATCATACCCTTGAATTACCTCAACGCGCGGATGGAACGGGCCCGGCGCCAATTGGAATCGGCCATGACGCGACTGGAACTTTTGGTGGCCAAACGCCGCTCAATTTCCACAGGAGCTTGA